The Vigna angularis cultivar LongXiaoDou No.4 chromosome 6, ASM1680809v1, whole genome shotgun sequence genome contains the following window.
GTATGGCTCTCAAATACAAAGTTCAGGCTTTGATAGATTCGGGTTGGTTAAAGTTTCAAGAGGACCAGCCCAGCGTCGATACTAATCCATTGTCCGGGCACGGGAGTTCCTCGACGAACGCCGTCGAGGTTGGAAACCATGATCTGATAAGAGATGTGGGCGAAATCCGAAGTTCTAGGAGGTTTATCTTTGAAGCTTTGTTGAAGAAGGGCCTAGTGAAGGGCGATTATGATCTGGGTATAGCGTGCGCACTCCATCCGGAGTCCGGGCACTCTATTGAGGAATGTATGGAATTCGAGATTTTTCTACAAGACTTACTTGATAGAAATCTGATGCAAGTGTGCCGCAAGATCAGAGAGGAAGAAGTATTTGCACAAATTGGTGGAGAATCTGATGTGACTCTACCCGAACCTTTGGTGATCCATTTCACTAGGACCACCCCTGCACTGGTAACTGAAGGAAATCCGTTTGTTGTCATCCGAGTGCCAACTCCTTTCCCTTCTAAGAGCGAGAAAGCCGTCCCATGGAGATATGGGGCAACTGCATTAGATGAGGGAGAATATGCAAATCCGACTGTGGAAAACATATCAGGCATTGGTGGAATGACCAGAAGTGGTCGGATCTTTACACCACCAGAATTGGCGGGAGAAACGACCAATGATAGGGAAGCAACAATGGCTGCAAAAGCAAAGGAGTTCTTGAGGGGGAAGAACGTGGAGGCCGAGGAGACCCCCGACAAAGAGGAGAAGAGGGAAATATCTGAAGAAGAAGTTGGTGAATTCCTAAAGTTCATACAACAGAGTGAGTACAAAGTGGTGGAACAGTTGAACCGCATGCCTGCCCGGATCTCCTTGCTAGAATTACTCATGCACTCTGCCTCCCACCGAAAGTTGTTGATGAAGATACTCAGTGAGGCTCATGTGGAGCAAGGTATTTCTCTAAACAAGTTCGAGGGCATTGTTGGCAACATCGTTGCTAATAATTACCTCACCTTCACTGATGAAGAGATACCTGTTGAGGGGAGAGGTCATAACAAAGCCCTTCATGTCTCTGTGAAATGCTTGGATCATGTGATAGCACGTGTCTTAGTGGATAATGGATCCTCCCTGAACGTCATGCCAAAAGCAACCTTGGAGAAGCTACCTAGTGACGGAACGCATATGAAGCCAAGTTCTATGATTGTGAGAGCCTTTGATGGTAGTAAGAGGGAAGTGATGGGAGAGGTAGAACTACAAGTCCAAGTCGGTTTGTGTGTCTTTCAAGTGACATTCCAAGTCATGGACATCCTCCCAGCCTATAGTTGTCTGTTGGGTCGCCCATGGATCCATTCTGTAGGGGTTGTGCCTTCTACAGTACATCAAAAGTTGAAGTATGTTATGGGAGATAAGCTGGTGATAGTGGCAGGAGAGGAGGATTTCCTGGTGAGCGGGCCATATCCTCCCGTTATATTGAAGCAGTCGAGGAAGCTCTTGAGACAGCTTTCCAATCTCTGGAGATCGTGGGAAACACCTATGTGGAGCCATTCGCGGTCAACCCGCATCTGTCGCGTGCTTCTATCATGATAGCCAAAGTCATGCTAAAAGAAGGTTATATGCATGGGAAAGGTTTGGGCAAGTGTGGACAGGGGCGAGCATTCCCTCTGGAAGTCGTCGAGAACAAGAATAGGTATGACCTGGGATACAAGCCCACCAAGGAGAATAGGAGAAGGCTGATAGAAGAAAGGAGATGCTGGATTTGCCCGTGATGCTTAATTTGAATAAGATgtaataactttaattaatcCTATAGCTTTACTCGGGGCTTTAGGATTCATGACTTACGGGTTGACGCTTTTAGTTTGTTATGCTCAGCGCGATAATCAaagtgtgtttgtttgtgttttatcatcattttgcATTCCTCGTCGTTTTTCCgtttatttatttccttttcataAACTCAAATAATGCAGATATGACAATGAATGTTTTGAAAGTAATTATGTCGATATTCCTGATTTTGGGCGCCCTGTCAATAATACGGAAGATGATTGTGATGATGACCCGGAACCCCCTCCTGAACTGTTGAGACTAGTGGAACAAGAGTGTAAGGAGATGAAACCTCACCAGGAAGATGTTGAAGTACTCAATTTAGGGAATGAGGATGAGGTAAAGGAGGTGAAGATCGGTACAGCCATGAAAACAgaagtgaaagaaaaattgtGTGTCTTATTGAGGGAGTTCAGGGATGTGTTTGCTTGGTCTTACAATGACATGCCAGGCCTCGATACAGATATTCTACAACACAAGCTCCCACTCAAGCCGGAATGCCCACCGGTAAAGCAAAAGCTAAGAAGAATGAAACCGGAAATGTCCTTGAAGATCAAGGAGGAGGTACAGAAGCAATTCGATGCAGGGTTTCTAGTTGTGGCGAGATACCCAGAATGGGTAGCAAACATTGTACCGGTGCCTAAGAAGGATGGTAAAGTTCGGATGTGTGTCGATTATCGAGATTTGAATCGCGCAAGCCCAAAGGACAATTTCCCATTACCACATATCGACACCCTAGTTGATAATACAGCCAAGTATTCACTGTTTTCGTTCATGGATGGTTTTTCGGGGTATAACCAGATCAAGATGGCGCCAGAAGATATGGAAAAGACGACGTTTATTACATTGTGGGGCACATTCTGTTATAAAGTGATGTCTTTCGGACTCAAGAATGCTGGGGCAACATATCAAAGGGCGATGGTGGCACTTTTCCATGATATGATGCACAAGGAGATTGAAGTTTATGTGGACGACATGATCGCGAAGTCCGAATCAGAAGAAGAACACGTCCTCAACTTGAGAAAGTTATTCGAGAGATTGAGGAAGTATAAGCTTAGGCTGAATCCCGCCAAATGTACGTTTGGAGTGAAATCCGGGAAATTGTTGGGCTTTATTGTCAGCCAGAGGGGGATAGAGGTGGATCCAGACAAAGTGCGAGCGATAATGGAAATGCCTGCGCCTAAAACGGAAAAAGAAGTTCGAGGGTTTTTGGGTAGATTGAATTACATTGCTAGATTCATCTCCCAATTAACTGCTAGTTGTGAACCACTGTTCAAGTTGTTACGGAAGAACCAGGCTGTGGTGTGGAATGAGGATTGTCAGGCCGCTTTTGAGAGAGTCAAACAATACTTACAGGACCCTCCTGTATTACGTCCACCAGAACCAGGAAGGCCACTCATTTTGTATTTGACTGTATTGGACAAGTCAATGGGTTGTGTATTGGGTCAGCATGATGAGGATGGCAAAAGAGAGCACGTTATATATTACTTGAGCAAGAAGTTCACAGACTGCGAACAACGATATTCATCGTTAGAGCGGACTTGCTGCGCATTGGCATGGGCCGCTCATCGTTTAAGGCAATACATGTTGAGTCATTCCACATGGTTGATATCCAAGATGGATCCTATCaagtatatttttgaaaagccTGCTCTTACTAGAAGGATAGCTCGATGGCAGATGCTATTGTCAGAGTACGACATCGTATATGTCACTCAAAAATCTGTCAAGGGTAGCGCACTAGCAGAATACCTGGCTCATCAACCCCTTTGTGATTATCAACCAATGCAACCTGAATTTCCCGATCAGGATATCATGGCTTTATTCGAAGAGAACAAAGAAGACCGAAACGAAAAAGCATGGACAGTGTTATTCGACGGAGCCTCGAATGTGATGGGACATGGAATAGGGGCAGTGCTTATCTCCCCGGAGCGTCAGTATATACCAATGACGGCAAGGTTGTGTTTTAGCTGCACAAATAACATCGCTGAATATGAAGCCTGTGCCATGGGTATTCGAGCAGCAATTGAGTCTAAGGCGAAAATTCTGGATGTGTATGGAGATTCAGCTTTGGTCATCCATCAATTGAAAGGAGAATGGGAGACTAGGGATACAAAATTAATTCCCTACCAAGCTTACATCAGGGGATTAATGGAGTATTTTGATTCCATCACATTTAACCATATACCGCGAGAAGATAATCAATTAGCAGACTCACTGGCTACCTTGTCGTTAATGTTTGAGGTTGATCAAGATGCAGAATTACcaagaatcaaaatgaaaagCCATGCAGAGCCAGCATATTGCCACTTCATCGAGGAGGAGTTAGACAGTAAACCTTGGTACTTTGATATCAAGCGTTATCTTAAAACCCGAGAATACCCTGAGGATGCGTCTGAAAACGATAAAAGAGCACTAAGAAGGTTGGCCGGCAGTTTCATCTTAAGTGGGGATGTTTTATACAAGAGAAACCATGACATGGTTCTCCTTAGATGTGTGGATGCAAAGGAAGCCGAGTTGATATTGAAAGAAGTGCACGAAGGTACATTTGGTACACACATGAATGGACATTCGATGGCTAGGAAGATCTTAAGAGCTGGTTACTTTTGGTTGACCATGGAAAACGATTGTTGCATACACGTGAGAAAGTGTGAGAAATGTCAGATATATGCAAATAATATCAATGTGCCACCCACTGCTCTGAACGTGTTGTCTGCACCATGGCCATTTTCGATGTGGGGAATAGATGTCATCGGAGCTATAGAACCAAAAGCGTCAAATGGACATCGCTTCATACTAGTCGCAATCGACTATTTCACCAAGTGGGTTGAGGCTGCTTCGTATGCCAACGTAACTAGAAAGGTTGTGGTTAGATTCATAAGGAAGGAGTTGATCTGTAGGTATGGGCTACCTAACAAGATCATCACTGATAACGCTATCAACCTGAACAATCAGATGATGGCGGAGTTATGTGAGGAATTCAAAATTCACCACCATAATTCCTCTCCTTATCGTCCAAAGATGAATGGGGCAGTAGAGGCTGCTAACAAGAACATCAAGAAGATTGTGCAGAAGATGGTGGTCACCTACAAGGACTGGCACGAAATGCTTCCTTTCGCTTTGCACGGATACCGCACATCAGTACGAACATCAACTGGGGCCACGCCGTTCTCGCTAGTGTATGGGATGGAAGCGGTACTTCCATTTGAGGTCGAAATTCCCTCCTTACGCGTGTTAATGGAAACTAAGTTAGAGGAAGCTGAGTGGGTTCAAACCCGATTCGACCAACTCAACCTTATCGAAGAGAAAAGGTTAACAGCAGTGTGTCATGGACAGTTGTATCAAAGGAGAATGAAAAAGGCGTTTGACAAAAGGGTGCACCTAAGAGGGTTTCATGAAGGCGAACTGGTGTTGAAGAGGATTTTGCCCATCCAAAAAGATCATCGAGGCAAGTGGACCCCAAACTGTGAAGGGCCGTTTGTGGTGAAGAAAGCATTCTCTGGTGgggcactaattctcacaaGGATGGATGGGGAGGAATTACCGTTACCGGTTAATTCTGATGCGGTCAAAAAGTTCTATGTATGATGATTCCGTGATAGGGGTTGCCGTTAGCGAATATTAACATTGCCTTTTAAgttgttgtaat
Protein-coding sequences here:
- the LOC128197506 gene encoding uncharacterized protein LOC128197506 translates to MIAKVMLKEGYMHGKGLGKCGQGRAFPLEVVENKNRYDNECFESNYVDIPDFGRPVNNTEDDCDDDPEPPPELLRLVEQECKEMKPHQEDVEVLNLGNEDEVKEVKIGTAMKTEVKEKLCVLLREFRDVFAWSYNDMPGLDTDILQHKLPLKPECPPVKQKLRRMKPEMSLKIKEEVQKQFDAGFLVVARYPEWVANIVPVPKKDGKVRMCVDYRDLNRASPKDNFPLPHIDTLVDNTAKYSLFSFMDGFSGYNQIKMAPEDMEKTTFITLWGTFCYKVMSFGLKNAGATYQRAMVALFHDMMHKEIEVYVDDMIAKSESEEEHVLNLRKLFERLRKYKLRLNPAKCTFGVKSGKLLGFIVSQRGIEVDPDKVRAIMEMPAPKTEKEVRGFLGRLNYIARFISQLTASCEPLFKLLRKNQAVVWNEDCQAAFERVKQYLQDPPVLRPPEPGRPLILYLTVLDKSMGCVLGQHDEDGKREHVIYYLSKKFTDCEQRYSSLERTCCALAWAAHRLRQYMLSHSTWLISKMDPIKYIFEKPALTRRIARWQMLLSEYDIVYVTQKSVKGSALAEYLAHQPLCDYQPMQPEFPDQDIMALFEENKEDRNEKAWTVLFDGASNVMGHGIGAVLISPERQYIPMTARLCFSCTNNIAEYEACAMGIRAAIESKAKILDVYGDSALVIHQLKGEWETRDTKLIPYQAYIRGLMEYFDSITFNHIPREDNQLADSLATLSLMFEVDQDAELPRIKMKSHAEPAYCHFIEEELDKYPEDASENDKRALRRLAGSFILSGDVLYKRNHDMVLLRCVDAKEAELILKEVHEGTFGTHMNGHSMARKILRAGYFWLTMENDCCIHVRKCEKCQIYANNINVPPTALNVLSAPWPFSMWGIDVIGAIEPKASNGHRFILVAIDYFTKWVEAASYANVTRKVVVRFIRKELICRYGLPNKIITDNAINLNNQMMAELCEEFKIHHHNSSPYRPKMNGAVEAANKNIKKIVQKMVVTYKDWHEMLPFALHGYRTSVRTSTGATPFSLVYGMEAVLPFEVEIPSLRVLMETKLEEAEWVQTRFDQLNLIEEKRLTAVCHGQLYQRRMKKAFDKRVHLRGFHEGELVLKRILPIQKDHRGKWTPNCEGPFVVKKAFSGGALILTRMDGEELPLPVNSDAVKKFYV